The following proteins come from a genomic window of Diprion similis isolate iyDipSimi1 chromosome 8, iyDipSimi1.1, whole genome shotgun sequence:
- the LOC124409827 gene encoding tetratricopeptide repeat protein 17 isoform X2, giving the protein MRRPYDLLAFLEQEDRRNAVDALYRQLVARKAAIHSRCASLDSAMDVETRLYSTDPDCLLAGKPLADVDLYASVATDGSYRNGVTQKDYLLDVVPKDGKKKVPDCKKTFPLDFSMFTFEHLSAMRNRKNLTQQQEKGLIKYLPPGTDLNKFGHQVAYGLIRNSSSWLHFNLAAIYWRVRGDSYNALECGRRAIVTAPRRYRDIALLTTGGILHAAKHSGEAAIILHTAISYAPTQSHQHLALGHVYAALGDYNRSVACYDNCLRLAPTMDQARHAKHAILCHQKLEMALTSLLQQLQDILAELHAYHGQQEEWLKLQERVLWEQAPKAAFIRLQNGNIQEETLGAILTTRGQSCMQRGGNDAILTCDVTSESQMLAHNLQIDLSVSFQLLKNVENQLTKIEEQMAKSRSWHASKDRTIKSTEFPKERGPEFFTVFMEPTGRPKYHNFKIKEGTEEFEDKKWPRTSDCEGRLPILTDSKQYVPAYLPPENKGYATHLFVSELIGIDPGKEHSLPWYPPACAAPKTFDAKYISATLLKATIGNNLPDSSLSQVLKNLVKDSELAEIGQRILTATRSKVAAPWVLSMLASLHWRVVGKPRNALDCLQLALSSVPNKFRDVPLVSIASISQKVGLIEDALRVAREAIEVNPVEPVTNFLYGSLLHVKGNNSGAIHHLKQTLRVDVHAINGRALTMLRTLACQEWLNNGGPDSTGSSGGTETCGAPHLPPEMITRHKLCVGEAVVCDSDGKNCKHVQCDAVRTTGDTTGSARCTRKVEKVVKHQSLIDTLMTTGSEGGADESELENMVNMEQNSFHMRISCGDDVKEPGVNVLDDFYVSMTEEGSNDAGLQIHDITGMFSLSPKGCRDIRNPPSRSFQSMWHHITARNIDISHDLKSLKDSPDQQPICEGGNPDINDIANLDALSDALPNMTELDNAEWLALMANDQKSSVEQLGARIAVALQKNSRSWTLATAAALYWRVDGHSRRAVDCIRQALVNAPDGMQDIPLITLASLLSKRGFHQDALRIADLALMKGPEFVINHFSMANLHTAVGDFEKAISFYRSSLALDPNFEPARSKLQAILCLLLFDESTQTLREMTGNN; this is encoded by the exons ATGCGCCGTCCTTACGATCTCCTCGCCTTTCTTGAGCAAGAAGATCGTCGGAATGCTGTTGACGCATTGTACAGGCAACTTGTTGCCAGAAAGGCTGCCATTCACAGTCGCTGCGCTAGCCTGGACTCGGCAATGGATGTCGAGACTCGATTGTACTCTACGGACCCTGATTGCCTGCTGGCAGGTAAACCCCTCGCCGATGTCGATCTCTATGCCAGTGTCGCGACCGACGGAAGCTACAGAAATGGTGTTAC ACAAAAGGATTATCTGCTTGACGTTGTTCCTAAGGacgggaagaaaaaagttcctgattgtaaaaaaacattCCCTTTGGACTTCAGCATGTTTACTTTCGAACATTTGAGT GCAATGCGGAACCGGAAAAACTTGACCCAGCAGCAGGAAAAGGGTCTGATAAAGTACCTGCCACCTGGAACAGATCTCAATAAGTTTGGACACCAAGTTGCTTATGGCCTTATAAGGAACAGCAGCTCTTGGCTCCATTTTAACCTTGCTGCTATATACTGGCGGGTTAGAGGAGACTCGTACAACGCCCTTGAGTGCGGTCGCCGGGCCATCGTCACAGCTCCACG GAGGTATCGCGACATAGCTCTGCTCACGACCGGTGGAATATTACACGCTGCAAAGCACTCAGGGGAGGCAGCAATAATTTTGCACACAGCGATAAGCTATGCCCCCACTCAGAGTCACCAACACTTGGCGCTGGGTCATGTCTACGCTGCCCTTGGTGACTATAATCGATCGGTGGCTTGTTATGACAATTGTCTCAGGCTAGCGCCGACAATGGATCAGGCAAGGCATGCCAAGCACGCAATACTGTGCCATCAAAAGCTGGAAATGGCTCTAACCTCGCTACTTCA GCAACTACAGGATATTCTGGCTGAACTTCACGCCTATCACGGACAGCAAGAGGAATGGCTTAAGCTCCAAGAGCGTGTATTGTGGGAACAAGCGCCCAAAGCAGCCTTCATCAGATTGCAGAATGGCAATATTCAGGAGGAGACTCTAGGCGCCATATTGACAACCAGGGGTCAGTCCTGCATGCAGCGAGGTGGCAACGATGCCATCCTGACCTGCGATGTGACAAGCGAGAGTCAGATGCTGGCGCACAACTTGCAGATAGATCTGAGCGTCAGTTTCCAGCTGTTGAAAAACGTCGAGAATCAGCTCACAAAAATCGAGGAACAGATGGCTAAATCTAGAAGTTGGCATG CAAGTAAGGATCGCACGATTAAGTCGACCGAGTTTCCCAAGGAAAGGGGACCTGAGTTTTTCACCGTGTTCATGGAACCAACAGGCAGACCGAAGTATCACAATTTCAAGATCAAGGAGGGAACTGAGGAATTCGAGGACAAGAAGTGGCCCAGAACTTCCGACTGCGAGGGACGTTTACCAATCTTGACCGATTCGAAACAATACGTTCCGGCATATTTACCGCCGGAAAACAAAGGCTACGC AACTCATCTCTTCGTGAGCGAGCTGATAGGCATTGATCCTGGCAAGGAACATTCGCTTCCGTGGTATCCACCAGCCTGTGCAGCACCAAAAACTTTCGATGCCAAGTATATTTCTGCGACGCTGTTAAAAGCAACAATAGGAAATAACTTGCCAGACTCGTCGCTGTCCcaggttttgaaaaatctagtCAAAGACTCTGAGCTCGCTGAAATTGGCCAGCGGATTCTTACCGCTACCAGAAGT AAAGTTGCTGCTCCTTGGGTCTTGTCAATGCTGGCTTCCCTGCACTGGCGAGTCGTCGGAAAGCCGAGAAATGCTCTGGACTGTCTTCAGTTGGCACTTTCATCGGTTCCAAACAAGTTCCGAGATGTTCCCCTAGTCAGTATAGCTTCCATAAGTCAGAAAGTCGGTCTCATTGAAGACGCGCTGAGGGTGGCTAGGGAAGCAATAGAAGTAAACCCAGTTGAG cCCGTCACCAATTTCCTATACGGCTCTCTCCTGCACGTCAAAGGCAACAATTCGGGAGCTATACACCATCTGAAGCAAACTTTGCGAGTCGACGTGCACGCCATAAATGGACGGGCCTTAACAATGCTCAGAACATTGGCATGTCAGGAATGGTTGAACAACGGAGGACCCG ATTCTACGGGAAGCTCCGGTGGTACGGAAACTTGTGGAGCGCCACATCTACCGCCAGAGATGATAACCAGGCACAAGCTTTGCGTAGGTGAAGCGGTGGTGTGCGACAGTGATGGGAAGAACTGCAAACACGTGCAATGCGATGCAGTGAGGACAACTGGAGATACGACTG GCAGTGCGAGGTGTACcagaaaagtggaaaaagtTGTCAAGCATCAGAGTTTAATTGACACTCTGATGACAACTGGGAGCGAAGGCGGCGCGGACGAATCTGAGTTGGAAAATATGGTGAATATGGAGCAAAAC tCGTTTCACATGCGGATATCTTGTGGCGACGATGTCAAAGAGCCTGGGGTTAATGTACTTGATGATTTTTACGTATCCATGACCGAGGAAGGCTCCAATGATGCTGGTTTACAAATTCACGATATAACCGGAATGTTTTCACTCAGTCCCAAGGGTTGCAGAGACATTCGGAATCCGCCTTCTCGCTCTTTTCAATCTATGTGGCATCACATCACTGCCAGAAATATTGA CATCAGTCACGACCTAAAATCCTTAAAAGACAGTCCTGATCAGCAGCCGATATGTGAAGGAGGAAATCCCGACATCAATGACATAGCGAATCTGGACGCGTTATCAGACGCCTTGCCGAATATGACAGAATTGGACAATGCTGAATGGCTTGCGCTGATGGCCAACGACCAGAAAAGCAGCGTCGAGCAACTGGGAGCTAGGATAGCCGTTGCTTTGCAAAAA AATTCTCGGTCGTGGACTTTAGCGACGGCCGCTGCCTTGTACTGGCGAGTCGACGGTCACAGTCGAAGAGCGGTCGACTGCATCAGACAAGCGCTGGTTAACGCGCCAGACGGAATGCAGGACATTCCACTGATAACGCTTGCGTCTTTGCTAAGCAAACGTGGCTTTCATCAAGACGCTTTGCGGATAGCTGACCTGGCGCTGATGAAAGGACCTGAATTTGTGATAAATCATTTCTCTATGGCGAATCTTCATACAGCTGTG GGTGATTTCGAAAAGGCAATAAGTTTTTATCGATCGTCGCTAGCTCTTGATCCAAACTTTGAGCCTGCTCGCAGCAAACTTCAGGCAATACTTTGTCTCCTTTTATTCGACGAGTCAACGCAAACTCTACGCGAGATGACTGGAAACAACTGA
- the LOC124409827 gene encoding tetratricopeptide repeat protein 17 isoform X1 — MMLKLTKVFLAFLEIILGISATTHWVVTENGRIQSQPDSVFQMRRPYDLLAFLEQEDRRNAVDALYRQLVARKAAIHSRCASLDSAMDVETRLYSTDPDCLLAGKPLADVDLYASVATDGSYRNGVTQKDYLLDVVPKDGKKKVPDCKKTFPLDFSMFTFEHLSAMRNRKNLTQQQEKGLIKYLPPGTDLNKFGHQVAYGLIRNSSSWLHFNLAAIYWRVRGDSYNALECGRRAIVTAPRRYRDIALLTTGGILHAAKHSGEAAIILHTAISYAPTQSHQHLALGHVYAALGDYNRSVACYDNCLRLAPTMDQARHAKHAILCHQKLEMALTSLLQQLQDILAELHAYHGQQEEWLKLQERVLWEQAPKAAFIRLQNGNIQEETLGAILTTRGQSCMQRGGNDAILTCDVTSESQMLAHNLQIDLSVSFQLLKNVENQLTKIEEQMAKSRSWHASKDRTIKSTEFPKERGPEFFTVFMEPTGRPKYHNFKIKEGTEEFEDKKWPRTSDCEGRLPILTDSKQYVPAYLPPENKGYATHLFVSELIGIDPGKEHSLPWYPPACAAPKTFDAKYISATLLKATIGNNLPDSSLSQVLKNLVKDSELAEIGQRILTATRSKVAAPWVLSMLASLHWRVVGKPRNALDCLQLALSSVPNKFRDVPLVSIASISQKVGLIEDALRVAREAIEVNPVEPVTNFLYGSLLHVKGNNSGAIHHLKQTLRVDVHAINGRALTMLRTLACQEWLNNGGPDSTGSSGGTETCGAPHLPPEMITRHKLCVGEAVVCDSDGKNCKHVQCDAVRTTGDTTGSARCTRKVEKVVKHQSLIDTLMTTGSEGGADESELENMVNMEQNSFHMRISCGDDVKEPGVNVLDDFYVSMTEEGSNDAGLQIHDITGMFSLSPKGCRDIRNPPSRSFQSMWHHITARNIDISHDLKSLKDSPDQQPICEGGNPDINDIANLDALSDALPNMTELDNAEWLALMANDQKSSVEQLGARIAVALQKNSRSWTLATAAALYWRVDGHSRRAVDCIRQALVNAPDGMQDIPLITLASLLSKRGFHQDALRIADLALMKGPEFVINHFSMANLHTAVGDFEKAISFYRSSLALDPNFEPARSKLQAILCLLLFDESTQTLREMTGNN; from the exons ATGATGCTGAAATTGACCAAAGTCTTTCTAGCCTTTCTTGAAATCATTCTAGGCATCTCTGCTACCACTCACTGGGTTGTTACCGAAAATGGAAGAATCCAGTCGCAG CCGGATTCCGTGTTTCAAATGCGCCGTCCTTACGATCTCCTCGCCTTTCTTGAGCAAGAAGATCGTCGGAATGCTGTTGACGCATTGTACAGGCAACTTGTTGCCAGAAAGGCTGCCATTCACAGTCGCTGCGCTAGCCTGGACTCGGCAATGGATGTCGAGACTCGATTGTACTCTACGGACCCTGATTGCCTGCTGGCAGGTAAACCCCTCGCCGATGTCGATCTCTATGCCAGTGTCGCGACCGACGGAAGCTACAGAAATGGTGTTAC ACAAAAGGATTATCTGCTTGACGTTGTTCCTAAGGacgggaagaaaaaagttcctgattgtaaaaaaacattCCCTTTGGACTTCAGCATGTTTACTTTCGAACATTTGAGT GCAATGCGGAACCGGAAAAACTTGACCCAGCAGCAGGAAAAGGGTCTGATAAAGTACCTGCCACCTGGAACAGATCTCAATAAGTTTGGACACCAAGTTGCTTATGGCCTTATAAGGAACAGCAGCTCTTGGCTCCATTTTAACCTTGCTGCTATATACTGGCGGGTTAGAGGAGACTCGTACAACGCCCTTGAGTGCGGTCGCCGGGCCATCGTCACAGCTCCACG GAGGTATCGCGACATAGCTCTGCTCACGACCGGTGGAATATTACACGCTGCAAAGCACTCAGGGGAGGCAGCAATAATTTTGCACACAGCGATAAGCTATGCCCCCACTCAGAGTCACCAACACTTGGCGCTGGGTCATGTCTACGCTGCCCTTGGTGACTATAATCGATCGGTGGCTTGTTATGACAATTGTCTCAGGCTAGCGCCGACAATGGATCAGGCAAGGCATGCCAAGCACGCAATACTGTGCCATCAAAAGCTGGAAATGGCTCTAACCTCGCTACTTCA GCAACTACAGGATATTCTGGCTGAACTTCACGCCTATCACGGACAGCAAGAGGAATGGCTTAAGCTCCAAGAGCGTGTATTGTGGGAACAAGCGCCCAAAGCAGCCTTCATCAGATTGCAGAATGGCAATATTCAGGAGGAGACTCTAGGCGCCATATTGACAACCAGGGGTCAGTCCTGCATGCAGCGAGGTGGCAACGATGCCATCCTGACCTGCGATGTGACAAGCGAGAGTCAGATGCTGGCGCACAACTTGCAGATAGATCTGAGCGTCAGTTTCCAGCTGTTGAAAAACGTCGAGAATCAGCTCACAAAAATCGAGGAACAGATGGCTAAATCTAGAAGTTGGCATG CAAGTAAGGATCGCACGATTAAGTCGACCGAGTTTCCCAAGGAAAGGGGACCTGAGTTTTTCACCGTGTTCATGGAACCAACAGGCAGACCGAAGTATCACAATTTCAAGATCAAGGAGGGAACTGAGGAATTCGAGGACAAGAAGTGGCCCAGAACTTCCGACTGCGAGGGACGTTTACCAATCTTGACCGATTCGAAACAATACGTTCCGGCATATTTACCGCCGGAAAACAAAGGCTACGC AACTCATCTCTTCGTGAGCGAGCTGATAGGCATTGATCCTGGCAAGGAACATTCGCTTCCGTGGTATCCACCAGCCTGTGCAGCACCAAAAACTTTCGATGCCAAGTATATTTCTGCGACGCTGTTAAAAGCAACAATAGGAAATAACTTGCCAGACTCGTCGCTGTCCcaggttttgaaaaatctagtCAAAGACTCTGAGCTCGCTGAAATTGGCCAGCGGATTCTTACCGCTACCAGAAGT AAAGTTGCTGCTCCTTGGGTCTTGTCAATGCTGGCTTCCCTGCACTGGCGAGTCGTCGGAAAGCCGAGAAATGCTCTGGACTGTCTTCAGTTGGCACTTTCATCGGTTCCAAACAAGTTCCGAGATGTTCCCCTAGTCAGTATAGCTTCCATAAGTCAGAAAGTCGGTCTCATTGAAGACGCGCTGAGGGTGGCTAGGGAAGCAATAGAAGTAAACCCAGTTGAG cCCGTCACCAATTTCCTATACGGCTCTCTCCTGCACGTCAAAGGCAACAATTCGGGAGCTATACACCATCTGAAGCAAACTTTGCGAGTCGACGTGCACGCCATAAATGGACGGGCCTTAACAATGCTCAGAACATTGGCATGTCAGGAATGGTTGAACAACGGAGGACCCG ATTCTACGGGAAGCTCCGGTGGTACGGAAACTTGTGGAGCGCCACATCTACCGCCAGAGATGATAACCAGGCACAAGCTTTGCGTAGGTGAAGCGGTGGTGTGCGACAGTGATGGGAAGAACTGCAAACACGTGCAATGCGATGCAGTGAGGACAACTGGAGATACGACTG GCAGTGCGAGGTGTACcagaaaagtggaaaaagtTGTCAAGCATCAGAGTTTAATTGACACTCTGATGACAACTGGGAGCGAAGGCGGCGCGGACGAATCTGAGTTGGAAAATATGGTGAATATGGAGCAAAAC tCGTTTCACATGCGGATATCTTGTGGCGACGATGTCAAAGAGCCTGGGGTTAATGTACTTGATGATTTTTACGTATCCATGACCGAGGAAGGCTCCAATGATGCTGGTTTACAAATTCACGATATAACCGGAATGTTTTCACTCAGTCCCAAGGGTTGCAGAGACATTCGGAATCCGCCTTCTCGCTCTTTTCAATCTATGTGGCATCACATCACTGCCAGAAATATTGA CATCAGTCACGACCTAAAATCCTTAAAAGACAGTCCTGATCAGCAGCCGATATGTGAAGGAGGAAATCCCGACATCAATGACATAGCGAATCTGGACGCGTTATCAGACGCCTTGCCGAATATGACAGAATTGGACAATGCTGAATGGCTTGCGCTGATGGCCAACGACCAGAAAAGCAGCGTCGAGCAACTGGGAGCTAGGATAGCCGTTGCTTTGCAAAAA AATTCTCGGTCGTGGACTTTAGCGACGGCCGCTGCCTTGTACTGGCGAGTCGACGGTCACAGTCGAAGAGCGGTCGACTGCATCAGACAAGCGCTGGTTAACGCGCCAGACGGAATGCAGGACATTCCACTGATAACGCTTGCGTCTTTGCTAAGCAAACGTGGCTTTCATCAAGACGCTTTGCGGATAGCTGACCTGGCGCTGATGAAAGGACCTGAATTTGTGATAAATCATTTCTCTATGGCGAATCTTCATACAGCTGTG GGTGATTTCGAAAAGGCAATAAGTTTTTATCGATCGTCGCTAGCTCTTGATCCAAACTTTGAGCCTGCTCGCAGCAAACTTCAGGCAATACTTTGTCTCCTTTTATTCGACGAGTCAACGCAAACTCTACGCGAGATGACTGGAAACAACTGA
- the LOC124409827 gene encoding tetratricopeptide repeat protein 17 isoform X4: MFTFEHLSAMRNRKNLTQQQEKGLIKYLPPGTDLNKFGHQVAYGLIRNSSSWLHFNLAAIYWRVRGDSYNALECGRRAIVTAPRRYRDIALLTTGGILHAAKHSGEAAIILHTAISYAPTQSHQHLALGHVYAALGDYNRSVACYDNCLRLAPTMDQARHAKHAILCHQKLEMALTSLLQQLQDILAELHAYHGQQEEWLKLQERVLWEQAPKAAFIRLQNGNIQEETLGAILTTRGQSCMQRGGNDAILTCDVTSESQMLAHNLQIDLSVSFQLLKNVENQLTKIEEQMAKSRSWHASKDRTIKSTEFPKERGPEFFTVFMEPTGRPKYHNFKIKEGTEEFEDKKWPRTSDCEGRLPILTDSKQYVPAYLPPENKGYATHLFVSELIGIDPGKEHSLPWYPPACAAPKTFDAKYISATLLKATIGNNLPDSSLSQVLKNLVKDSELAEIGQRILTATRSKVAAPWVLSMLASLHWRVVGKPRNALDCLQLALSSVPNKFRDVPLVSIASISQKVGLIEDALRVAREAIEVNPVEPVTNFLYGSLLHVKGNNSGAIHHLKQTLRVDVHAINGRALTMLRTLACQEWLNNGGPDSTGSSGGTETCGAPHLPPEMITRHKLCVGEAVVCDSDGKNCKHVQCDAVRTTGDTTGSARCTRKVEKVVKHQSLIDTLMTTGSEGGADESELENMVNMEQNSFHMRISCGDDVKEPGVNVLDDFYVSMTEEGSNDAGLQIHDITGMFSLSPKGCRDIRNPPSRSFQSMWHHITARNIDISHDLKSLKDSPDQQPICEGGNPDINDIANLDALSDALPNMTELDNAEWLALMANDQKSSVEQLGARIAVALQKNSRSWTLATAAALYWRVDGHSRRAVDCIRQALVNAPDGMQDIPLITLASLLSKRGFHQDALRIADLALMKGPEFVINHFSMANLHTAVGDFEKAISFYRSSLALDPNFEPARSKLQAILCLLLFDESTQTLREMTGNN; encoded by the exons ATGTTTACTTTCGAACATTTGAGT GCAATGCGGAACCGGAAAAACTTGACCCAGCAGCAGGAAAAGGGTCTGATAAAGTACCTGCCACCTGGAACAGATCTCAATAAGTTTGGACACCAAGTTGCTTATGGCCTTATAAGGAACAGCAGCTCTTGGCTCCATTTTAACCTTGCTGCTATATACTGGCGGGTTAGAGGAGACTCGTACAACGCCCTTGAGTGCGGTCGCCGGGCCATCGTCACAGCTCCACG GAGGTATCGCGACATAGCTCTGCTCACGACCGGTGGAATATTACACGCTGCAAAGCACTCAGGGGAGGCAGCAATAATTTTGCACACAGCGATAAGCTATGCCCCCACTCAGAGTCACCAACACTTGGCGCTGGGTCATGTCTACGCTGCCCTTGGTGACTATAATCGATCGGTGGCTTGTTATGACAATTGTCTCAGGCTAGCGCCGACAATGGATCAGGCAAGGCATGCCAAGCACGCAATACTGTGCCATCAAAAGCTGGAAATGGCTCTAACCTCGCTACTTCA GCAACTACAGGATATTCTGGCTGAACTTCACGCCTATCACGGACAGCAAGAGGAATGGCTTAAGCTCCAAGAGCGTGTATTGTGGGAACAAGCGCCCAAAGCAGCCTTCATCAGATTGCAGAATGGCAATATTCAGGAGGAGACTCTAGGCGCCATATTGACAACCAGGGGTCAGTCCTGCATGCAGCGAGGTGGCAACGATGCCATCCTGACCTGCGATGTGACAAGCGAGAGTCAGATGCTGGCGCACAACTTGCAGATAGATCTGAGCGTCAGTTTCCAGCTGTTGAAAAACGTCGAGAATCAGCTCACAAAAATCGAGGAACAGATGGCTAAATCTAGAAGTTGGCATG CAAGTAAGGATCGCACGATTAAGTCGACCGAGTTTCCCAAGGAAAGGGGACCTGAGTTTTTCACCGTGTTCATGGAACCAACAGGCAGACCGAAGTATCACAATTTCAAGATCAAGGAGGGAACTGAGGAATTCGAGGACAAGAAGTGGCCCAGAACTTCCGACTGCGAGGGACGTTTACCAATCTTGACCGATTCGAAACAATACGTTCCGGCATATTTACCGCCGGAAAACAAAGGCTACGC AACTCATCTCTTCGTGAGCGAGCTGATAGGCATTGATCCTGGCAAGGAACATTCGCTTCCGTGGTATCCACCAGCCTGTGCAGCACCAAAAACTTTCGATGCCAAGTATATTTCTGCGACGCTGTTAAAAGCAACAATAGGAAATAACTTGCCAGACTCGTCGCTGTCCcaggttttgaaaaatctagtCAAAGACTCTGAGCTCGCTGAAATTGGCCAGCGGATTCTTACCGCTACCAGAAGT AAAGTTGCTGCTCCTTGGGTCTTGTCAATGCTGGCTTCCCTGCACTGGCGAGTCGTCGGAAAGCCGAGAAATGCTCTGGACTGTCTTCAGTTGGCACTTTCATCGGTTCCAAACAAGTTCCGAGATGTTCCCCTAGTCAGTATAGCTTCCATAAGTCAGAAAGTCGGTCTCATTGAAGACGCGCTGAGGGTGGCTAGGGAAGCAATAGAAGTAAACCCAGTTGAG cCCGTCACCAATTTCCTATACGGCTCTCTCCTGCACGTCAAAGGCAACAATTCGGGAGCTATACACCATCTGAAGCAAACTTTGCGAGTCGACGTGCACGCCATAAATGGACGGGCCTTAACAATGCTCAGAACATTGGCATGTCAGGAATGGTTGAACAACGGAGGACCCG ATTCTACGGGAAGCTCCGGTGGTACGGAAACTTGTGGAGCGCCACATCTACCGCCAGAGATGATAACCAGGCACAAGCTTTGCGTAGGTGAAGCGGTGGTGTGCGACAGTGATGGGAAGAACTGCAAACACGTGCAATGCGATGCAGTGAGGACAACTGGAGATACGACTG GCAGTGCGAGGTGTACcagaaaagtggaaaaagtTGTCAAGCATCAGAGTTTAATTGACACTCTGATGACAACTGGGAGCGAAGGCGGCGCGGACGAATCTGAGTTGGAAAATATGGTGAATATGGAGCAAAAC tCGTTTCACATGCGGATATCTTGTGGCGACGATGTCAAAGAGCCTGGGGTTAATGTACTTGATGATTTTTACGTATCCATGACCGAGGAAGGCTCCAATGATGCTGGTTTACAAATTCACGATATAACCGGAATGTTTTCACTCAGTCCCAAGGGTTGCAGAGACATTCGGAATCCGCCTTCTCGCTCTTTTCAATCTATGTGGCATCACATCACTGCCAGAAATATTGA CATCAGTCACGACCTAAAATCCTTAAAAGACAGTCCTGATCAGCAGCCGATATGTGAAGGAGGAAATCCCGACATCAATGACATAGCGAATCTGGACGCGTTATCAGACGCCTTGCCGAATATGACAGAATTGGACAATGCTGAATGGCTTGCGCTGATGGCCAACGACCAGAAAAGCAGCGTCGAGCAACTGGGAGCTAGGATAGCCGTTGCTTTGCAAAAA AATTCTCGGTCGTGGACTTTAGCGACGGCCGCTGCCTTGTACTGGCGAGTCGACGGTCACAGTCGAAGAGCGGTCGACTGCATCAGACAAGCGCTGGTTAACGCGCCAGACGGAATGCAGGACATTCCACTGATAACGCTTGCGTCTTTGCTAAGCAAACGTGGCTTTCATCAAGACGCTTTGCGGATAGCTGACCTGGCGCTGATGAAAGGACCTGAATTTGTGATAAATCATTTCTCTATGGCGAATCTTCATACAGCTGTG GGTGATTTCGAAAAGGCAATAAGTTTTTATCGATCGTCGCTAGCTCTTGATCCAAACTTTGAGCCTGCTCGCAGCAAACTTCAGGCAATACTTTGTCTCCTTTTATTCGACGAGTCAACGCAAACTCTACGCGAGATGACTGGAAACAACTGA